From the genome of Elusimicrobiota bacterium:
GGCCCTTTGCTCATCTGCGCGCGGTAGCCCACGACGCTGACGATCTTCTGGCCTCTGGAGAGAGCGGCCTCCAGGGCGTCATGGATCTTGTCCGCGACCAGCCGGCAGGCGCGCAGCTCCAGCCCATTGGGGAGCTTGACGGCGACCTGGTCCTCCTCGCAGGGAGTGCAGCCCAGCGGCCCTTTCTCCTTGGCCGTGAGCTGCGCGTAGGGCTTGGCCACGGTGCGATGGGCCTTCGAGGCCTTGGCCTTCACGTTCCAGACGCTGTAGGCGTAATGGCATTGCGCCGGCTCTTCGGCGCGCGCGCAGACAGCCAGGAGCAGGGCGGCCGCCGCCAGATACGGCCCGAGCCTCACGGCGCCTTCTTGGGGGCCGCCGAGGGCGTCGCCGCAGGCGCCTCCTTCTTCTCCTGGGCCACGGTGATCTGGGCCGGCTCGCTGACCACGATCTGCGGTTTCTCCTTGAAGGTCTCGACCGTGCCGGTCGCGCAGACTTTCTTCTTGAGATAGTCGGCCTCGGGCTTGCCGAACTTCTTGCGGTCCGCGCCCCAGATCACGACCGTGAAGATCTGTTTGGGATAGGCGACGTCGAGGTTGAGGAAGGTCGGCGCCTTTTTTCCTTTCTCCTGGAACGAGGCGCTGGCCACGGTCCCGCAGACCGTGACCTTCTTGCCGACATAGTCCTTGGCCTGGGCGGGAGAGATGTTGACCTGGGCCGACGCGCTCGTCAGGCCCCAGCTGAACAGCAGTGCGATGATCGTCATGGCGACCTCCTGGCCCTGTCCGACGGGCAGGGCATTATATCTTATGGGAACGCCCGCGCATCAGTCCTTGACGGGCTGGTAGGAGGTGAATCTCTGGAGGAACCAAGAGACGAATTCCTGCTCCGCCGCGGGCAGGCCGCCATCGACATGGAACTTCCAGGTCAAGGTGCCGCCTTGGCCCTTGGTGGCGATGATGTAGGACTCCAATTGTCCTCGGCCCGTGAAGCTCAGCCGGCTCCACAGAGCGGCCGCTTTCTCCTGGTCGGCCGCATAGGACTCTCTCATCC
Proteins encoded in this window:
- a CDS encoding M15 family metallopeptidase; translated protein: MRLGPYLAAAALLLAVCARAEEPAQCHYAYSVWNVKAKASKAHRTVAKPYAQLTAKEKGPLGCTPCEEDQVAVKLPNGLELRACRLVADKIHDALEAALSRGQKIVSVVGYRAQMSKGPADKSGNRTELSNHAFGVAVDLNEDYNGLYNSCFSWSPKCVLGKGGKYRPGSELSLTEQSPAVQEMKKIGYDWGGKIEGRQKDFMHFSPTGY
- a CDS encoding DNA-binding protein, encoding MTIIALLFSWGLTSASAQVNISPAQAKDYVGKKVTVCGTVASASFQEKGKKAPTFLNLDVAYPKQIFTVVIWGADRKKFGKPEADYLKKKVCATGTVETFKEKPQIVVSEPAQITVAQEKKEAPAATPSAAPKKAP